A stretch of the Panicum virgatum strain AP13 chromosome 9N, P.virgatum_v5, whole genome shotgun sequence genome encodes the following:
- the LOC120691038 gene encoding uncharacterized protein LOC120691038: MKCWCVHAARGGAMATPLSGPFAPTTVLRSPLRHRALLLPFAPRAASSSGEDAAAADQELAPPSPATTKTATADDDFEERVLRIKSRVGPKKRGARKKKAAASASANAVTLPPVPLREPRSALGAPVEFGFTAYSERLNGALAALGLAALLLVELGSGQALVKYHQPATLFLQAYTVAAAAALFVKYEKERISKWPGPRTK; the protein is encoded by the coding sequence ATGAAGTGCTGGTGCGTGCACGCGGCCAGGGGAGGGGCCATGGCGACGCCGCTCTCTGGCCCCTTCGCCCCCACCACCGTCCTCCGCTCCCCGCTCCGGCATCGCGCGCTGCTACTGCCGTTCGCTCcccgcgcggcctcctcctccggcgaggacgccgccgcagccgaccAGGAGctggcgccgccgtccccggccaCCACCAAGACGGCCACCGCGGACGACGACTTCGAGGAGCGCGTCCTGCGGATCAAGTCCCGCGTCGGGCCCAAGAAGCGCGGCGCGCGCAAGAAGAAGGCCGCGGCGTCCGCGTCCGCCAACGCCGTCACGCTTCCGCCCGTGCCGCTGCGGGAGCCCCGGTCCGCGCTCGGCGCGCCCGTGGAGTTCGGCTTCACCGCGTACAGCGAGCGGCTCAACGGCGCGCTCGCGGCGCTGGGgctcgccgcgctgctgctCGTGGAGCTGGGCTCCGGGCAGGCCCTGGTCAAGTACCACCAGCCGGCCACGCTGTTCCTGCAGGCGTACaccgtcgccgcggccgccgcgctgtTCGTCAAGTACGAGAAGGAGCGGATCAGCAAGTGGCCGGGGCCGCGAACGAAATGA
- the LOC120691836 gene encoding uncharacterized protein LOC120691836 isoform X2, whose translation MSLAKKEEVCSHQLVPRLGEPAVGVPIKKRPVLLSDRSVASSMPLSIKPPSPALEMPVSASGAACRNESFFNISKSDTNAITKESATRCSPWQRQNFLALDLQLPSHQNGKDSNYGSIVKEEKADQCLSDLSSAEPHNNIHVASEINAASNSNGSDGKLPNLDLNVPLDPADSLEGLPPMHESGSGLYHHRTIQDQKAQVTAAAPISTISSGLGQNIGNTLNMSNSYGLSRKSGPADVTLDLQLKPPARPELGINWKGLVPAPELSLSLFGKPMDEPKSLSVPNALFDSETAGSSKKGSQGTATTPGSDKVLLEKTVTLGPCNANPQDSTSATVSGIDQVASNNLVKKEPEETSQQHILKGAEKAHLLERQSAGPVSNCAESEKTDSLPQIPSKTGFDLNPHIFPNNSTHDGLDVATDNVPIPAESLPDIAHAKTMPAVPEVGINVKREESTGAATSIAVATVSGHSAPLMEAKSLPSQSTLGSPAVGLCESSSLPSVSTVCKPPASIVHAHVDTRQRPCDAHEACDALPGFSNPAAKPLLLNSRDNATIDGMSQGSAEMDCSDDEDNNTVSRFPTTNKPHVGTLGNGPATKDDGINANSLSKELKKEHDSDINQDCSSVTNKVNMVAADGNKCIKSKVSVLNHAGDQRHQNEVFVSENSKDKQSFNSDKTSSGSGSTELQRLSALQKSTPKLQSTRKSPKTLDSSLEKASSPNMKLEMSPHGKQAASCNENHAKIAAVKMEHQIENEEVAPHSDLQRRDSVLGEGSEVDGASSSQLHSECAKDKTASEKSEHDKSKPDSCKKSPLQNEKDGQLVGSHWRDLGHAYVNRNERWERFMESEREKNNGECHGSRHAFDMTNQRMTGHRGAWRGAGPCGHPRNFRGPRMRDEFADEPIGGRRRSFQEEPGHLHRAPHRRRHSPPPNCLMREVEIDGFHGREIPEPRLLARGQIEDILDDMMEDRVFMPRSHRHRGQGDHGFIQRERSQSPAQRRGGHVHFHRGRSPEAMPRSPTLMRTERPYLPHCRHSRVHVERGGMQRNARRCGMEGDAFESPLHPAHLAELHAEEELAGRSKYRERRAYLRSSVSDEDEMLSYHTEDDMDFAEAGGGPREHDGRFRNRMGRSRARGEQEDGYRHRDSQGWRDGDSNDSRPKRRRY comes from the exons ATGTCACTAGCGAAGAAGGAAGAG GTTTGCAGTCACCAGCTTGTGCCGCGATTGGGTGAGCCAGCTGTTGGTGTGCCTATTAAGAAGAGACCTGTTCTCTTGTCTGATAGATCTGTTGCGTCTTCCATGCCGCTCTCAATAAAGCCTCCGTCTCCAGCGCTGGAGATGCCTGTTTCTGCTTCAGGGGCAGCTTGCAGGAATgaatcattcttcaatatttcTAAATCAGACACAAATGCCATCACCAAAG AGAGTGCTACAAGGTGTTCTCCGTGGCAACGTCAaaactttttggctctggatTTACAGTTACCATCTCATCAAAATGGCAAAGATAGTAATTATGGCTCTATTGTGAAGGAAGAGAAAGCAGACCAATGTCTTTCTGACCTTTCTTCAGCAGAACCCCACAATAATATTCATGTTGCAAGTGAAATCAATGCTGCTTCTAATTCTAACGGTAGCGATGGGAAGCTACCTAACTTGGATCTGAATGTGCCACTGGACCCTGCTGATTCACTTGAAGGTTTGCCTCCTATGCATGAAAGTGGTAGTGGGTTGTATCATCATAGAACAATTCAGGATCAGAAAGCTCAGGTAACCGCAGCGGCTCCCATTTCTACAATAAGCAGTGGACTAGGTCAGAATATTGGCAATACTCTCAACATGTCTAATTCATATGGGCTTTCTCGTAAGAGTGGGCCAGCTGATGTTACATTAGATTTGCAACTTAAACCACCAGCTAGACCTGAGCTAGGGATAAACTGGAAAGGACTTGTTCCTGCTCCAGAACTGAGTCTATCTCTGTTTGGTAAGCCCATGGATGAACCCAAGTCTCTCAGTGTTCCTAATGCTTTATTTGATTCTGAAACTGCTGGAAGTTCCAAAAAGGGCAGCCAGGGGACTGCTACTACACCTGGGTCAGATAAGGTGCTGCTTGAGAAAACCGTAACACTTGGGCCCTGCAATGCAAATCCACAGGATAGTACATCAGCAACTGTTTCTGGAATTGATCAGGTGGCATCTAATAATTTGGTGAAGAAAGAACCTGAAGAAACATCCCAACAGCATATTCTTAAGGGTGCTGAAAAGGCGCATCTATTAGAACGGCAAAGTGCTGGACCAGTTAGCAATTGCGCTGAATCTGAAAAGACTGACAGTCTACCCCAAATTCCCAGTAAAACTGGGTTTGATTTGAATCCTCACATCTTTCCAAATAACAGTACCCATGATGGGCTTGATGTAGCAACTGATAATGTTCCAATACCAGCTGAAAGTTTGCCTGATATTGCCCATGCTAAGACTATGCCTGCTGTTCCTGAAGTTGGCATAAATGTGAAGCGCGAAGAATCCACAGGTGCTGCCACGAGCATTGCGGTAGCAACAGTAAGTGGTCATTCTGCACCATTAATGGAAGCAAAATCATTGCCTTCACAAAGTACTCTTGGCAGCCCTGCTGTTGGATTATGTGAATCTTCAAGTCTGCCCTCCGTTTCTACTGTTTGCAAACCACCAGCTAGCATTGTTCATGCTCATGTGGATACGAGACAGAGGCCCTGTGATGCTCATGAAGCTTGTGATGCATTGCCAGGTTTCTCCAATCCAGCAGCTAAACCTTTGCTTCTTAATTCTCGGGACAATGCTACTATTGATGGTATGTCACAAGGGAGTGCTGAAATGGACTGTTCAGATGATGAAGATAACAATACTGTTTCACGATTTCCAACTACAAATAAGCCTCATGTTGGGACATTGGGGAATGGCCCGGCCACTAAGGATGACGGTATCAATGCTAATAGCTTATCCAAAGAGCTAAAGAAAGAGCATGACAGTGATATCAATCAGGACTGCTCATCTGTGACAAATAAGGTCAATATGGTGGCTGCTGATGGTAACAAGTGTATTAAAAGCAAAGTCAGTGTTCTCAACCATGCAGGTGACCAGCGGCATCAAAATGAGGTTTTTGTTAGTGAAAATTCTAAAGACAAACAATCATTCAATTCAGATAAGACTTCTTCAGGATCTGGTTCCACAGAACTCCAAAGGTTGTCAGCTTTGCAAAAATCTACTCCTAAATTACAATCCACTAGGAAATCTCCTAAGACCTTAGATAGCTCTCTTGAGAAGGCTAGCAGCCCAAATATGAAGTTAGAAATGTCTCCACATGGCAAGCAAGCTGCTAGTTGTAATGAGAACCATGCAAAAATTGCTGCTGTGAAGATGGAGCATCAGATCGAAAATGAAGAGGTTGCTCCGCACTCTGATTTGCAACGAAGAGATTCAGTCCTGGGAGAAGGCTCAGAGGTTGATGGGGCTTCAAGCAGTCAACTACATAGTGAATGTGCCAAGGACAAGACAGCATCTGAAAAATCAGAACATGACAAATCCAAACCTGACTCATGTAAGAAATCTCCTCTACAGAATGAAAAAGATGGACAGCTTGTTGGCTCACACTGGAGAGATCTAGGGCATGCTTATGTGAATAG GAATGAAAGATGGGAGAGGTTCATGGAATCTGAGCGGGAAAAGAACAATGGAGAATGTCATGGCAGCAGACATGCATTTGACATGACCAACCAACGAATGACAGGTCACCGTGGTGCTTGGCGGGGTGCTGGACCCTGTGGCCATCCAAGGAACTTCCGAGGTCCAAGAATGAGAGATGAGTTTGCTGATGAACCTATTGGTGGCAGGAGACGTTCATTTCAAGAAGAACCTGGGCATTTGCACCGGGCTCCACATAGGCGGCGGCATTCACCACCACCTAACTGCCTCATGAGAGAGGTGGAAATTGACGGCTTCCATGGAAGAGAGATTCCTGAGCCTAGGCTGCTGGCTCGCGGGCAGATAGAAGATATCCTAGATGACATGATGGAAGACAGGGTTTTTATGCCACGTTCCCATCGACACCGTGGCCAAGGTGACCATGGATTCATCCAGAGAGAGAGGAGCCAGTCGCCTGCACAAAGAAGGGGTGGCCATGTGCATTTCCATCGTGGACGATCACCAGAAGCGATGCCCAGATCACCGACATTAATGCGAACGGAGAGACCATACTTGCCCCACTGCCGTCACAGCCGAGTCCATGTCGAGAGAGGAGGCATGCAGAGAAATGCAAGGAGGTGCGGCATGGAAGGGGATGCATTCGAGTCACCACTGCATCCTGCTCACCTAGCTGAACTCCATGCAGAAGAGGAACTCGCTGGTAGAAGTAAGTATAGAGAGAGGAGAGCGTATCTTCGGTCTTCGGTCAGTGACGAAGACGAGATGCTTTCCTACCATACAGAGGACGACATGGACTTTGCCGAAGCTGGTGGTGGTCCACGGGAGCATGATGGCCGCTTCAGAAACAGGATGGGCCGCAGCAGGGCTAGGGGAGAGCAAGAAGATGGGTACAGGCACCGTGACTCTCAAGGGTGGCGAGATGGTGACTCAAATGACAGTAGACCAAAGCGGAGGAGGTACTGA
- the LOC120692044 gene encoding ABC transporter G family member 5-like: protein MSRFVDKLPFFDRRSSPMEEAEDIPRNGLLHVHHHHHHQQPPHHSGLLMQPQPSPPTKQSSFTLAQLLKRVNEARSDASSPTSSPTHSHYTIELGGSVPGSTGSDLSEHMHGGGGDGPLLPFVLKFTDLTYSVKQRKKGSCLPFGRAGGETAEPEVPRMKTLLDNISGEAREGEIMAVLGASGSGKSTLIDALANRIVKESLHGSVTLNGESLDGNLLKVISAYVMQDDLLYPMLTVEETLMFAAEFRLPRSLPTKEKKKRVQALIDQLGLRNAAGTIIGDEGHRGVSGGERRRVSIGVDIIHDPIVLFLDEPTSGLDSTSAFMVVKVLQRIAQSGSVVVMSIHQPSYRILGLLDRLLFLSRGQTVYYGPPGALPSFFDDFGKPIPGNENPTEFALDLIRELETMPDGARDLVEHNKKWQTRMAPKMMKHHDDGKPSPSLSLKEAISASISRGKLVSGATDGSVSAPAAAVSKFANPFWVEMGVLTRRAFINTKRTPEIFVIRLAAVLVTGFILATIFWRLDDSPKGVEERLGFFAIAMSTMFYTCSDALPVFLNERYIFLRETAYNAYRRSSYVLSHTVVGFPSLIVLSLAFALTTFFAVGLAGGAGGFFFFVAIVLASFWAGSGFATFLSGVVTNVMLGYPVVVSTLAYFLLFSGFFINRDRIPRYWIWFHYLSLVKYPYEAVMQNEFSDPTRCFVRGVQMFDNTPLAALPAALKVRVLRAMSQSLGVDIGTATCITTGPDFLVQQAVTDLTKWDCLWITVAWGFLFRILFYISLLLGSRNKRR from the coding sequence ATGTCGCGGTTCGTGGACAAGCTGCCGTTCTTTGACCGGAGGTCGTCAccgatggaggaggccgaggacatCCCGCGGAACGGCCTCCTGCAcgtgcaccaccaccaccaccaccagcagccgcCGCACCACAGCGGCCTGCTCATGCAGccgcagccgtcgccgccgacgaaGCAGTCGTCGTTCACGCTCGCGCAGCTGCTCAAGCGCGTCAACGAGGCGCGCAGCGACGCGTCGTCGCCCACGTCCTCGCCCACGCACTCTCACTACACCATCGAGCTGGGCGGCTCCGTGCCGGGCTCCACCGGCAGCGACCTGAGCGAGCAcatgcacggcggcggcggggacgggccGCTGCTGCCGTTCGTGCTCAAGTTCACGGACCTCACGTACAGCGTCAAGCAGCGGAAGAAGGGCTCGTGCCTGCCGTTCGGCCGCGCGGGCGGGGAGACGGCCGAGCCCGAGGTGCCCAGGATGAAGACGCTGCTGGACAACATCTCCGGCGAGGCGCGGGAGGGCGAGATCATGGCGGTActcggcgccagcggctccggGAAAAGCACGCTCATCGACGCGCTCGCCAACCGCATCGTCAAGGAGAGCCTCCACGGCTCCGTCACGCTCAACGGCGAGTCGCTCGACGGCAACCTGCTCAAGGTCATCTCCGCGTACGTGATGCAGGACGACCTCCTGTACCCGATGCTCACCGTGGAGGAGACGCTCATGTTCGCCGCCGAGTTCCGCCTCCCGCGCTCCCTGCCcaccaaggagaagaagaagcgcgTGCAGGCGCTCATCGACCAGCTCGGCCTGCGCAACGCGGCCGGCACCATCATCGGCGACGAGGGCCACCGCGGCGTGTCGGGCGGGGAGCGCCGGCGCGTGTCCATCGGCGTGGACATCATCCACGACCCCATCGTGCTGTTCCTGGACGAGCCCACCTCCGGGCTCGACTCCACCAGCGCCTTCATGGTGGTCAAGGTGCTGCAGCGCATCGCGCAGAGCGGCAGCGTGGTGGTCATGTCCATCCACCAGCCGAGCTACCGcatcctcggcctcctcgaccgcctcctcttcctctcccgcGGCCAGACCGTGTACTACGGCCCGCCGGGTGCGCTGCCGTCCTTCTTCGACGACTTCGGCAAGCCCATCCCGGGCAACGAGAACCCGACGGAGTTCGCGCTCGACCTCATCCGGGAGCTGGAGACCATGCCGGACGGGGCCAGGGACCTCGTCGAGCACAACAAGAAATGGCAGACGCGCATGGCGCCCAAGATGATGAAGCACCACGACGACGGgaagccgtcgccgtcgctgtcCCTCAAGGAGGCCATCAGCGCCAGCATCTCGCGCGGGAAGCTCGTGTCCGGCGCGACCGACGGGTCCgtgtcggcgccggcggccgcggtgtCCAAGTTCGCGAACCCGTTCTGGGTGGAGATGGGCGTCCTGACCCGCCGCGCCTTCATCAACACGAAGCGCACGCCGGAGATCTTCGTCATCCGCCTGGCCGCCGTGCTGGTGACGGGGTTCATCCTGGCGACCATCTTCTGGCGCCTGGACGACTCCCCCAAGGGCGTGGAGGAGCGGCTGGGCTTCTTCGCCATCGCCATGTCCACCATGTTCTACACCTGCTCCGACGCGCTCCCCGTGTTCCTGAACGAGCGCTACATCTTCCTCCGCGAGACGGCCTACAACGCGTACCGGCGGTCCTCGTACGTGCTCTCCCACACCGTCGTCGGCTTCCCGTCCCTGATCGTGCTCTCCCTGGCGTTCGCGCTCACCACCTTCTTCGCCGTGGgcctggccggcggcgccgggggcttcttcttcttcgtggCCATCGTGCTGGCGTCCTTCTGGGCCGGGTCCGGGTTCGCCACGTTCCTCTCCGGTGTGGTGACCAACGTGATGCTGGGCTACCCCGTGGTGGTGTCGACGCTCGCCTACTTCCTCCTCTTCAGCGGCTTCTTCATCAACCGCGACCGCATCCCGCGGTACTGGATCTGGTTCCACTACCTCTCGCTGGTCAAGTACCCGTACGAGGCGGTGATGCAGAACGAGTTCAGCGACCCGACGCGGTGCTTCGTGCGCGGCGTGCAGATGTTCGACAACACGCCGCTGGCCGCGCTGCCGGCGGCGCTCAAGGTGCGGGTGCTGCGCGCCATGAGCCAGTCGCTCGGGGTGGACATCGGGACGGCGACGTGCATCACGACGGGGCCCGACTTCCTGGTGCAGCAGGCCGTCACGGACCTCACCAAGTGGGACTGCCTCTGGATCACCGTCGCCTGGGGGTTCCTCTTCCGGATCCTCTTCTACATCTCGCTGCTGCTCGGGAGCAGGAACAAGAGGAGGTGA
- the LOC120691039 gene encoding protein disulfide isomerase-like 5-1, whose product MDPAAPRRGHLQIHLLVVALTVFVVLVARSSAEVITLTEETFSDKIKEKDTVWFVQFCVPWCKHCKNLGTLWEDLGKVIEGEDEIEIGQVDCGVSKPVCSKVDIHSYPTFKVFYEGEEVAKYKGPRDVESLKNFVLNEAEKAGEAKLQAD is encoded by the exons ATGGATCCAGCCGCTCCCCGCCGCGGGCACCTACAGATCCACCTCCTGGTGGTGGCCCTCACCGTATTCGTGGTCCTCGTCGCGCGGTCCAGCGCCGAGGTCATCACCCTCACCGAGGAGACCTTCTCCGACAAg ATCAAGGAAAAGGACACAGTATGGTTTGTGCAATTTTGCGTCCCCTGGTGTAAACACTG CAAGAACCTTGGAACACTTTGGGAGGACCTGGGAAAGGTTATAGAAGGTGAGGATGAAATTGAGATAGGGCAAGTCGACTGTGGTGTCAGCAAACCAGTATGCTCCAAGGTGGATATCCACTCCTACCCAACATTCAAGGTGTTTTATGAAGGTGAAGAAGTAGCAAAATATAAAG GACCAAGGGATGTGGAATCACTGAAGAACTTTGTGTTGAATGAAGCTGAGAAAGCTGGTGAGGCGAAGCTTCAAGCTGATTGA
- the LOC120691836 gene encoding uncharacterized protein LOC120691836 isoform X1, which produces MSLAKKEEVCSHQLVPRLGEPAVGVPIKKRPVLLSDRSVASSMPLSIKPPSPALEMPVSASGAACRNESFFNISKSDTNAITKGKGITDTQIQEHANRSFTTLLVTNGHRGLFNASSESPSAESATRCSPWQRQNFLALDLQLPSHQNGKDSNYGSIVKEEKADQCLSDLSSAEPHNNIHVASEINAASNSNGSDGKLPNLDLNVPLDPADSLEGLPPMHESGSGLYHHRTIQDQKAQVTAAAPISTISSGLGQNIGNTLNMSNSYGLSRKSGPADVTLDLQLKPPARPELGINWKGLVPAPELSLSLFGKPMDEPKSLSVPNALFDSETAGSSKKGSQGTATTPGSDKVLLEKTVTLGPCNANPQDSTSATVSGIDQVASNNLVKKEPEETSQQHILKGAEKAHLLERQSAGPVSNCAESEKTDSLPQIPSKTGFDLNPHIFPNNSTHDGLDVATDNVPIPAESLPDIAHAKTMPAVPEVGINVKREESTGAATSIAVATVSGHSAPLMEAKSLPSQSTLGSPAVGLCESSSLPSVSTVCKPPASIVHAHVDTRQRPCDAHEACDALPGFSNPAAKPLLLNSRDNATIDGMSQGSAEMDCSDDEDNNTVSRFPTTNKPHVGTLGNGPATKDDGINANSLSKELKKEHDSDINQDCSSVTNKVNMVAADGNKCIKSKVSVLNHAGDQRHQNEVFVSENSKDKQSFNSDKTSSGSGSTELQRLSALQKSTPKLQSTRKSPKTLDSSLEKASSPNMKLEMSPHGKQAASCNENHAKIAAVKMEHQIENEEVAPHSDLQRRDSVLGEGSEVDGASSSQLHSECAKDKTASEKSEHDKSKPDSCKKSPLQNEKDGQLVGSHWRDLGHAYVNRNERWERFMESEREKNNGECHGSRHAFDMTNQRMTGHRGAWRGAGPCGHPRNFRGPRMRDEFADEPIGGRRRSFQEEPGHLHRAPHRRRHSPPPNCLMREVEIDGFHGREIPEPRLLARGQIEDILDDMMEDRVFMPRSHRHRGQGDHGFIQRERSQSPAQRRGGHVHFHRGRSPEAMPRSPTLMRTERPYLPHCRHSRVHVERGGMQRNARRCGMEGDAFESPLHPAHLAELHAEEELAGRSKYRERRAYLRSSVSDEDEMLSYHTEDDMDFAEAGGGPREHDGRFRNRMGRSRARGEQEDGYRHRDSQGWRDGDSNDSRPKRRRY; this is translated from the exons ATGTCACTAGCGAAGAAGGAAGAG GTTTGCAGTCACCAGCTTGTGCCGCGATTGGGTGAGCCAGCTGTTGGTGTGCCTATTAAGAAGAGACCTGTTCTCTTGTCTGATAGATCTGTTGCGTCTTCCATGCCGCTCTCAATAAAGCCTCCGTCTCCAGCGCTGGAGATGCCTGTTTCTGCTTCAGGGGCAGCTTGCAGGAATgaatcattcttcaatatttcTAAATCAGACACAAATGCCATCACCAAAGGTAAGGGAATCACTGATACCCAAATCCAGGAACATGCCAACCGGTCTTTTACTACGCTATTGGTGACCAATGGCCACAGAGGCTTATTTAATGCATCAAGTGAGAGCCCTTCTGCAGAGAGTGCTACAAGGTGTTCTCCGTGGCAACGTCAaaactttttggctctggatTTACAGTTACCATCTCATCAAAATGGCAAAGATAGTAATTATGGCTCTATTGTGAAGGAAGAGAAAGCAGACCAATGTCTTTCTGACCTTTCTTCAGCAGAACCCCACAATAATATTCATGTTGCAAGTGAAATCAATGCTGCTTCTAATTCTAACGGTAGCGATGGGAAGCTACCTAACTTGGATCTGAATGTGCCACTGGACCCTGCTGATTCACTTGAAGGTTTGCCTCCTATGCATGAAAGTGGTAGTGGGTTGTATCATCATAGAACAATTCAGGATCAGAAAGCTCAGGTAACCGCAGCGGCTCCCATTTCTACAATAAGCAGTGGACTAGGTCAGAATATTGGCAATACTCTCAACATGTCTAATTCATATGGGCTTTCTCGTAAGAGTGGGCCAGCTGATGTTACATTAGATTTGCAACTTAAACCACCAGCTAGACCTGAGCTAGGGATAAACTGGAAAGGACTTGTTCCTGCTCCAGAACTGAGTCTATCTCTGTTTGGTAAGCCCATGGATGAACCCAAGTCTCTCAGTGTTCCTAATGCTTTATTTGATTCTGAAACTGCTGGAAGTTCCAAAAAGGGCAGCCAGGGGACTGCTACTACACCTGGGTCAGATAAGGTGCTGCTTGAGAAAACCGTAACACTTGGGCCCTGCAATGCAAATCCACAGGATAGTACATCAGCAACTGTTTCTGGAATTGATCAGGTGGCATCTAATAATTTGGTGAAGAAAGAACCTGAAGAAACATCCCAACAGCATATTCTTAAGGGTGCTGAAAAGGCGCATCTATTAGAACGGCAAAGTGCTGGACCAGTTAGCAATTGCGCTGAATCTGAAAAGACTGACAGTCTACCCCAAATTCCCAGTAAAACTGGGTTTGATTTGAATCCTCACATCTTTCCAAATAACAGTACCCATGATGGGCTTGATGTAGCAACTGATAATGTTCCAATACCAGCTGAAAGTTTGCCTGATATTGCCCATGCTAAGACTATGCCTGCTGTTCCTGAAGTTGGCATAAATGTGAAGCGCGAAGAATCCACAGGTGCTGCCACGAGCATTGCGGTAGCAACAGTAAGTGGTCATTCTGCACCATTAATGGAAGCAAAATCATTGCCTTCACAAAGTACTCTTGGCAGCCCTGCTGTTGGATTATGTGAATCTTCAAGTCTGCCCTCCGTTTCTACTGTTTGCAAACCACCAGCTAGCATTGTTCATGCTCATGTGGATACGAGACAGAGGCCCTGTGATGCTCATGAAGCTTGTGATGCATTGCCAGGTTTCTCCAATCCAGCAGCTAAACCTTTGCTTCTTAATTCTCGGGACAATGCTACTATTGATGGTATGTCACAAGGGAGTGCTGAAATGGACTGTTCAGATGATGAAGATAACAATACTGTTTCACGATTTCCAACTACAAATAAGCCTCATGTTGGGACATTGGGGAATGGCCCGGCCACTAAGGATGACGGTATCAATGCTAATAGCTTATCCAAAGAGCTAAAGAAAGAGCATGACAGTGATATCAATCAGGACTGCTCATCTGTGACAAATAAGGTCAATATGGTGGCTGCTGATGGTAACAAGTGTATTAAAAGCAAAGTCAGTGTTCTCAACCATGCAGGTGACCAGCGGCATCAAAATGAGGTTTTTGTTAGTGAAAATTCTAAAGACAAACAATCATTCAATTCAGATAAGACTTCTTCAGGATCTGGTTCCACAGAACTCCAAAGGTTGTCAGCTTTGCAAAAATCTACTCCTAAATTACAATCCACTAGGAAATCTCCTAAGACCTTAGATAGCTCTCTTGAGAAGGCTAGCAGCCCAAATATGAAGTTAGAAATGTCTCCACATGGCAAGCAAGCTGCTAGTTGTAATGAGAACCATGCAAAAATTGCTGCTGTGAAGATGGAGCATCAGATCGAAAATGAAGAGGTTGCTCCGCACTCTGATTTGCAACGAAGAGATTCAGTCCTGGGAGAAGGCTCAGAGGTTGATGGGGCTTCAAGCAGTCAACTACATAGTGAATGTGCCAAGGACAAGACAGCATCTGAAAAATCAGAACATGACAAATCCAAACCTGACTCATGTAAGAAATCTCCTCTACAGAATGAAAAAGATGGACAGCTTGTTGGCTCACACTGGAGAGATCTAGGGCATGCTTATGTGAATAG GAATGAAAGATGGGAGAGGTTCATGGAATCTGAGCGGGAAAAGAACAATGGAGAATGTCATGGCAGCAGACATGCATTTGACATGACCAACCAACGAATGACAGGTCACCGTGGTGCTTGGCGGGGTGCTGGACCCTGTGGCCATCCAAGGAACTTCCGAGGTCCAAGAATGAGAGATGAGTTTGCTGATGAACCTATTGGTGGCAGGAGACGTTCATTTCAAGAAGAACCTGGGCATTTGCACCGGGCTCCACATAGGCGGCGGCATTCACCACCACCTAACTGCCTCATGAGAGAGGTGGAAATTGACGGCTTCCATGGAAGAGAGATTCCTGAGCCTAGGCTGCTGGCTCGCGGGCAGATAGAAGATATCCTAGATGACATGATGGAAGACAGGGTTTTTATGCCACGTTCCCATCGACACCGTGGCCAAGGTGACCATGGATTCATCCAGAGAGAGAGGAGCCAGTCGCCTGCACAAAGAAGGGGTGGCCATGTGCATTTCCATCGTGGACGATCACCAGAAGCGATGCCCAGATCACCGACATTAATGCGAACGGAGAGACCATACTTGCCCCACTGCCGTCACAGCCGAGTCCATGTCGAGAGAGGAGGCATGCAGAGAAATGCAAGGAGGTGCGGCATGGAAGGGGATGCATTCGAGTCACCACTGCATCCTGCTCACCTAGCTGAACTCCATGCAGAAGAGGAACTCGCTGGTAGAAGTAAGTATAGAGAGAGGAGAGCGTATCTTCGGTCTTCGGTCAGTGACGAAGACGAGATGCTTTCCTACCATACAGAGGACGACATGGACTTTGCCGAAGCTGGTGGTGGTCCACGGGAGCATGATGGCCGCTTCAGAAACAGGATGGGCCGCAGCAGGGCTAGGGGAGAGCAAGAAGATGGGTACAGGCACCGTGACTCTCAAGGGTGGCGAGATGGTGACTCAAATGACAGTAGACCAAAGCGGAGGAGGTACTGA